One genomic region from Thermoleptolyngbya sichuanensis A183 encodes:
- a CDS encoding putative 2-aminoethylphosphonate ABC transporter ATP-binding protein — protein sequence MTYSPDPPATARPVSSASSSASVRMPVAHTEGDRALETPYLQIENVHKRFGSFVALRDIYLDVYPGEFVCLLGPSGCGKTTLLRIIAGLEQQTSGRVIQAGRDVSSLPPAKRDFGIVFQSYALFPNLTAAQNIAYGLQNAKMPKAQIDARVAELLETVGLAGFGAKYPAQLSGGQQQRVALARALALSPGLLLLDEPLSALDAQVRVRLRTEIAQLQKRLGITTIMVTHDQAEALAMADRAVVMDKGYIAQVGTPHSIYQRPTTPFVANFIGVMNFLRGVVASSGQVRCGNLLLDAPRNEFDMNTPVQIAIRPENVKILPQQDAFDSSLPNVIAAELEEVEFLGSGYRIGMRLEGDAKDLITSELPADAAELLDLQVGAALVAQLPPDCIQVFAQEPVRA from the coding sequence ATGACTTACTCGCCTGATCCGCCAGCAACGGCTCGTCCAGTTTCTTCAGCCAGTTCATCTGCGTCGGTGAGGATGCCCGTTGCCCACACCGAGGGCGATCGCGCTCTGGAAACGCCTTACCTGCAAATCGAGAATGTTCACAAGCGCTTCGGCAGCTTTGTGGCGCTGCGAGACATTTACCTGGATGTGTATCCGGGGGAGTTTGTCTGCTTGCTGGGGCCGAGCGGCTGCGGCAAGACCACGCTGCTGCGGATTATTGCGGGGCTAGAGCAACAGACCAGCGGGCGTGTGATTCAAGCAGGGCGAGACGTTTCAAGCTTGCCGCCTGCCAAGCGAGACTTTGGCATCGTGTTCCAATCCTACGCGCTGTTTCCCAACCTGACAGCGGCGCAGAACATCGCCTACGGACTGCAAAATGCCAAGATGCCCAAGGCGCAAATTGATGCTCGCGTTGCAGAACTGCTGGAAACCGTTGGCTTAGCGGGATTTGGAGCCAAGTATCCAGCCCAGCTTTCGGGCGGGCAACAGCAGCGGGTGGCGCTGGCGCGGGCGCTGGCCCTGTCTCCCGGACTGCTGCTGCTGGATGAGCCACTGTCGGCGCTGGATGCCCAAGTGCGGGTGCGATTGCGGACAGAGATCGCGCAATTGCAAAAGCGGTTGGGAATTACCACCATTATGGTGACGCACGACCAGGCGGAGGCGCTGGCCATGGCCGATCGCGCCGTGGTGATGGACAAGGGCTACATTGCTCAGGTCGGTACACCCCACAGCATTTATCAGCGCCCCACAACCCCGTTCGTAGCCAACTTCATCGGGGTGATGAACTTTTTGCGGGGCGTGGTAGCTTCTTCTGGACAAGTCCGCTGCGGCAATCTCTTGCTCGATGCACCCCGCAATGAGTTTGACATGAATACGCCAGTGCAGATTGCAATTCGTCCAGAGAATGTAAAAATCCTGCCGCAACAGGATGCCTTTGACAGCAGCCTGCCGAATGTAATTGCGGCGGAGCTAGAGGAAGTAGAGTTTCTGGGGTCTGGCTATCGAATTGGGATGCGACTGGAGGGCGATGCCAAGGATCTGATCACCAGCGAACTGCCCGCTGATGCGGCGGAACTGCTGGATTTGCAGGTGGGGGCAGCACTGGTGGCGCAATTGCCGCCCGACT